A genomic window from Dechloromonas sp. A34 includes:
- the gloB gene encoding hydroxyacylglutathione hydrolase: MFDVSFIPAFKDNYIWLLTQGSSAFVVDPGEAAPVLARLEADGLRLEGILITHHHGDHQGGVGELKAHYKPEVFAPAKESITGCTRPLDGGERIEVLGQTLQVMAVPGHTLGHIAYYAPGLLFCGDTLFGAGCGRLFEGTPAQMAASLDSFAALPDETLIYCAHEYTEMNLRFALAVEPDNLALRQRVTRVAAQRAAGLPSVPSTLAEEKATNPFLRSGEAAVIAAGLQHDAVDRSKTAIFSAIRGWRNVF, from the coding sequence TCCCGCATTCAAGGACAATTACATCTGGCTGTTGACCCAGGGCAGCAGTGCCTTCGTCGTCGACCCCGGCGAGGCAGCACCCGTGCTGGCGCGGCTGGAGGCCGACGGTCTGCGGCTGGAGGGCATCCTGATCACGCATCACCATGGCGACCATCAAGGCGGCGTTGGCGAACTGAAGGCACACTACAAGCCCGAGGTCTTTGCGCCGGCCAAAGAGTCTATCACAGGCTGTACCCGGCCTTTGGACGGTGGCGAACGCATCGAAGTTCTCGGCCAGACGCTCCAGGTGATGGCCGTCCCCGGCCATACGCTGGGCCATATTGCCTACTACGCGCCGGGGTTGCTGTTCTGTGGCGACACCTTGTTCGGCGCCGGCTGCGGCCGTCTGTTCGAGGGGACGCCGGCGCAGATGGCTGCCTCCCTCGACAGCTTTGCCGCCTTGCCCGACGAGACGCTAATCTATTGCGCCCACGAATACACCGAGATGAATCTACGTTTTGCGCTGGCCGTCGAACCGGACAACCTCGCCTTAAGGCAGCGCGTCACCCGGGTGGCGGCGCAGCGTGCCGCGGGATTGCCCAGCGTGCCGTCGACGCTGGCCGAGGAAAAGGCGACCAATCCCTTCCTGCGCAGCGGTGAAGCTGCCGTGATTGCAGCAGGTTTGCAGCATGATGCGGTCGACCGCTCCAAAACAGCGATTTTTTCCGCCATCCGCGGCTGGCGGAACGTCTTCTAG